The genomic interval CGCACAGAGCGACCCGAGCCCTCGTCCACGAGGCGCAGACGCGCATGAAGCTCTACATGGAACCCATCGAGGTCACGATCTCAAACGGCCTCCCCACAGCGCTGCGCTGGCGCAACCGACACTATCGCGTGCACAGCGTGCTCGAGCAGTGGACGTACCGCGGCCGCTGGTGGACAGACCCCCCTGCCCTCGAGGGCGATCGACGCACCTACTACCGCGTTCTGTGCGACAAGGCGCAGCTCGAGATCTTCCGTCGCGGCGGTTCTCCTCAAAAAGAAGAACCTCGCCCTTCCCGAGCGGCGTCTCCCCCCTGGACGCTCAGCCGCGCCCTCGACTGAAGGCTGGAGCCACTCCCATGGTGCATCTGCACGTGCGCAGCTGGTTCTCGTTCCTGGCCGGCGCTTCATCTCCAGAAGATCTCGTGCGTGCTGCGGCGGCTCACGGGCAGCGTGCCGTAGCCATCACCGATCTGCACGGCGTGTACGGCGCAGTTCGATTCGCCCGCGCGGCGAGCGCGCAGGGCCTGAAACCCATCTTCGGAGCGACGCTGCTGATCGCGCACCCCTCTGGCGAGGCCTCGAGCGCGCCGTCTCCCTCGGCGCAGGAAGCGTCCACCGCACACCACCACGCCTGTCCGCCCGAGGGGTGCGGTGTCCGCGCCCCCCTGGTGCTGCTGGCGTGCAGCCCGCAAGGCTACGCGCATCTGTGCACCCTCGCGAGTGCCGCGCACGCAAACGACCGACACGCCCCTCATCTGCATCTGTCGCAGCTGGCCACGCACGACACCGAAGACATCATCTGTCTCACCGGGGGGCGGGAGGGCTGGCTCTCCGCCCTCATCGGAAGCGGGCGGAGAAGCGAGGCCGAGCAGTGGCTGCGCAGGCTCGCCCGGCACTTCCCCGGACGGCTGTATGTCGAGCTGACCCACCACCTGCGTCCCGGCGACAGCGCGCTCGTCACCCGACTGACCGCCCTGGCCGCCGCGCACCGCCTTCCGGTGGTCATCACCAATGCGGTGCGCTACGCCACGCCCGATCACTTCCCCCGCCACGACGCCCTCACCTGTGTGCGGCTCGGCATCACGGTGGGCGATCGGCACCTCGAGCGTCCGGTGAACGACGAGGCCTGCATCAAGGACGAACGCGCGCTCCGCCGGCTCATCGACATCGCCGAGGCATTCACGAACACCGAGCGCATCGCCGAGCGCTGCACGATGAACCTGCTGCCCGGCGAGATCACCCCGCCCGGCGCGCTGCTTCCCCCCGGCACAAGCCCCGCCGCCCATCTGCAGGCGCTGTGCGACAGCGGCGTTCACCGCAGGTACAGCGCATCAGCGCAGGCCGCCGCGCGCGCCCAGCTCGCCCACGAGATGGCGGTGGTGCGCGACCTCGACCTGTGCGAGTTCTTCCTGGTGGTGCACGAGGTGGTTGCATTCGCGCGCGCGCAGGGCATCCGCCACGCCGGCCGCGGCTCGGCGGCCAATTCCATCATCGCCTACTGCCTGGGCATCACCAATGTCGATCCCCTCCGGCATCACCTGCTGTTCGAGCGCTTCCTGCATCGCGGGCGCAAGGGCATGCCCGACATCGATGTCGACTTCGACTCCGAGCGCAGAGGCGAGGTCATCACCTGGATGGAGAATCGGTTCGGCGCCGAGCACGCCGCCATGACGGCGGCCGTCATCACCTACCGGGCCCGCAGCGCCATGCGCGAGATGATGAAGGTGCTCGGCTATGATCTCGACACCATCAGCCGGGTCACCCGGCGCTTCAACAACCACGATTCGCTGACCACCCTCGATGAGCGACGCGTCGAGATCGCCGCGATCACCCCTCCCTCTCCCCTGCTCGACACGCTGTTCACGCTGGTGGCGGGGCTGCGCCACTGCCCACGCCACATCGGCCTGCACAACGGCGGCATGGTGCTCTCGCGCACCCCCCTCTCCCACCACAGCCCCGTGCAGCGCTCCGCGAGCGGCGTGCGGCAGCTGCAGTTCGACAAGGACGATGTTGAATCGCTCGGCCTCATCAAGTTCGATGTGCTCGGCCTTCGCTCGCTCTCGGTGGTGTCAGAGGCGCTGAACCTGCACTGCCTCGATGGCGGCGCCCCCATCGACATCGACGGGCTGCCCCTCGATGACGCCTCCACCTTCGAGCTCATCCGCAGCGGCAAGACCATGAGCGTGTTCCAGATCGAGAGCCCAGGACAGTGGAACCTGCTGGCACGGGTGCAGCCCCAGCACTTCGACGATCTGGTGGCCGAGGTGGCGCTGTTCCGCCCCGGCCCCCTACAAGGCGGCATGGTGAACCCCTACGTCGAGCGCCGCGCCGGCCGCCAGCCCGTGACCTGCCTGCATCCATCGCTCGAGCCCATCCTGCGCGACACCTTTGGCATCATCCTGTATCAAGAGCAGGTGCTCGAGGTGTCACACCAGTTCGCGGGCATGTCGCTCGATGAGGCCGACACCTTCCGCAGCCTCATGAGCAAGTGGCGCGATCCGGGAGACATGCAGGCCATGCGTGAGCGCTTCGTGGGCGGCGCGATGCGACACCACGGGGTCGACGAGGCGCTGGCCAGCACCGTGTTCGACCAGGTGGCGGCATTCGTGGGCTACGGCTTCTGTCGCTCGCATGCAGCCGCATTCGCCCAGATCGTCTACCAGACCGCCTGGCTCAAGGCCCACCATGGCGCGGCCTTCATGGGGGCGGTTCTGCAGCATCATCCTGGCTTCTACCCGCTGAGCACCGTCCTCGAGGAGGTGAAGCACATGGGCATCGCCATCCTGCCGGTCGATGTGTGGCGCTCGCACGCGCGATATCGCGTCGAGCGCGGCGCCATTCGTCTCCCGCTCACCCAGGTGAGCGGCTTGAGCGAACCGCTGGCCGAGCGCATCGTGCAGGCACGAGATCGATGCCGCACCCTCGAGGCGCTGCGACGGGCCGTCGAGCTGACCCCCGAGACGTGGGATTCCCTGGCCCGCGCAGGCGCGTTCGACGCCGCGGGCCCCAGCGGTGCCCGCGACGACGAAGGGAGCGGAAGACGCCACAGCCTGTGGCACCTCGGGCTGCTGCGCAGCGTCGAGACGCGAGAGGGGAATCGCTCGAGCGCCCACGTCGAGCAGCTCGAGCTGTTCGAACGCGCCGAGAGCGACGCGCTGTTTCCCGCGCTCGACGCCCTGGGAGAGGCCGGCGCCGTGCGTTGGGATCTCGAGACGCTTCAGATGAGCGGGGGTCGTCACCCTGTTGCGCTGCATCGCGGCACCTTGCGGCGACGTGGGGTCGTGCCCATCGAAGCGATCCCCGGGATGGCCGCGCGGGCGAGCCGAGGGAGACGGCCTGCCACGGCTCGGGTGGCCGGGGTGGTGGTAACGTTCCAGCGCCCGCCCACGGCCAAGGGCATGACCTTCATCGTGCTTGAAGACGAAACCGGACGGCTCCCCGTAGCGGTTGCACCCTCCCGTTTCGAGACCCTGCGCCTGACCCTGCGAAGCGCGGCCCTCGTCGTGGAAGGGGCGGTGCAGACCGCGGGCACCACCTATCACAGCCTGCTCGTTCGCGAGGCGCATGCGTTCGATGACTATGTGAACCCGCAAGAAAGAGGTCCGAAGGGTGGGCGCACGTGAGCGCGTCGCTCGCGCTCAAGCCGGTGGGCGAGGGGCAGACGAAGACGCGGCACGCAGATGACGCAAGGCCCAGGCCCCCATCGCCACAACGAAAAGCACCATCACGAACGCGAGGATCGGCACCATCACGCTCATCACGGCGCCAGCCCCGCACGCCAGATCTTCCGCCATCGAGAGCACGGGGTTGCCCAGCCCGAACGTTCCCACGCTCGAGACCAGGCGCACAGAGGCCTTCTTCAGATGAAAGAGCGCTGCCGTGCCCCCCCCGCTGAGCAACCCGAGCACCACGGCGTGAAGCGGTTTCAGCTCGCTGTTCACCGATACGAAGACCGCGGTGGCGGCCAACGGCTTCACAAAGGTGCCCAGCGCGTCGAGCGCGTGATCGACGGCGGGAATCTTGTCTCCCGCCATCTCCACCACGGTGGCGACGGCGAAGATCAGCAGGGACGCGTCTGACGCCAGGAAGCGGAAATCGGGGGAGAGGGTGAGATGGCCCGCGCGCGCCACCCCTCCCACGATGAGAAGCGGCAGGAAGGCCCGCAGCCCGGTGCAGGCGGCCAGACTGAGCCCCATCATCACGTGCAGCGCCAGTGTCAGCGGATCTTGCATCGGCATCGCTCCAGGCTACTCGCTCGGTGGAAGGGGTCCCTGCCAGGTCAGGCGCCCCTCCCCCAGCCAC from Pseudomonadota bacterium carries:
- a CDS encoding DUF4126 domain-containing protein produces the protein MPMQDPLTLALHVMMGLSLAACTGLRAFLPLLIVGGVARAGHLTLSPDFRFLASDASLLIFAVATVVEMAGDKIPAVDHALDALGTFVKPLAATAVFVSVNSELKPLHAVVLGLLSGGGTAALFHLKKASVRLVSSVGTFGLGNPVLSMAEDLACGAGAVMSVMVPILAFVMVLFVVAMGAWALRHLRAASSSAPRPPA
- a CDS encoding DNA polymerase III subunit alpha, with protein sequence MVHLHVRSWFSFLAGASSPEDLVRAAAAHGQRAVAITDLHGVYGAVRFARAASAQGLKPIFGATLLIAHPSGEASSAPSPSAQEASTAHHHACPPEGCGVRAPLVLLACSPQGYAHLCTLASAAHANDRHAPHLHLSQLATHDTEDIICLTGGREGWLSALIGSGRRSEAEQWLRRLARHFPGRLYVELTHHLRPGDSALVTRLTALAAAHRLPVVITNAVRYATPDHFPRHDALTCVRLGITVGDRHLERPVNDEACIKDERALRRLIDIAEAFTNTERIAERCTMNLLPGEITPPGALLPPGTSPAAHLQALCDSGVHRRYSASAQAAARAQLAHEMAVVRDLDLCEFFLVVHEVVAFARAQGIRHAGRGSAANSIIAYCLGITNVDPLRHHLLFERFLHRGRKGMPDIDVDFDSERRGEVITWMENRFGAEHAAMTAAVITYRARSAMREMMKVLGYDLDTISRVTRRFNNHDSLTTLDERRVEIAAITPPSPLLDTLFTLVAGLRHCPRHIGLHNGGMVLSRTPLSHHSPVQRSASGVRQLQFDKDDVESLGLIKFDVLGLRSLSVVSEALNLHCLDGGAPIDIDGLPLDDASTFELIRSGKTMSVFQIESPGQWNLLARVQPQHFDDLVAEVALFRPGPLQGGMVNPYVERRAGRQPVTCLHPSLEPILRDTFGIILYQEQVLEVSHQFAGMSLDEADTFRSLMSKWRDPGDMQAMRERFVGGAMRHHGVDEALASTVFDQVAAFVGYGFCRSHAAAFAQIVYQTAWLKAHHGAAFMGAVLQHHPGFYPLSTVLEEVKHMGIAILPVDVWRSHARYRVERGAIRLPLTQVSGLSEPLAERIVQARDRCRTLEALRRAVELTPETWDSLARAGAFDAAGPSGARDDEGSGRRHSLWHLGLLRSVETREGNRSSAHVEQLELFERAESDALFPALDALGEAGAVRWDLETLQMSGGRHPVALHRGTLRRRGVVPIEAIPGMAARASRGRRPATARVAGVVVTFQRPPTAKGMTFIVLEDETGRLPVAVAPSRFETLRLTLRSAALVVEGAVQTAGTTYHSLLVREAHAFDDYVNPQERGPKGGRT